From the genome of Amia ocellicauda isolate fAmiCal2 chromosome 14, fAmiCal2.hap1, whole genome shotgun sequence, one region includes:
- the LOC136768101 gene encoding rheacalcin-2-like — protein sequence MTYDVTNGCHPRWLTGRVTEERKLYFVKEGRDWKEALQYCLTNHTNLLSIINEKQHQHLLDKLNNEAGPPDMVWLGLKKHMAYQHWYWTDEHPLQYSHWAEGQPSYPIDELCGAAQRVSDKDYQWHDTCCYQKLSFVCY from the exons ATGACCTATGACGTTACAAATggctgccatccaagatggctgacagggagGGTcacggaag AAAGGAAACTCTACTTTGTGAAGGAGGGCCGAGACTGGAAGGAGGCCCTGCAATATTGCCTCACCAACCACACCAACCTGCTGAGCATCATAAACGAGAAGCAGCACCAGCACCTGTTGGATAAGCTGAACAATGAAGCTGGGCCTCCAGACATGGTATGGCTGGGCCTGAAGAAGCACATGGCCTATCAGCACTGGTACTGGACAGATGAGCATCCACTGCAATACTCGCACTGGGCCGAGGGGCAGCCAAGCTACCCCATTGATGAGTTGTGTGGGGCGGCACAGCGAGTCTCAGACAAAGACTATCAATGGCATGACACCTGCTGCTACCAGAAGCTTAGCTTTGTCTGCTACTAA
- the LOC136768556 gene encoding interferon-induced very large GTPase 1-like: protein MKTQQMSDSITEQCRQFILDKVRTGTDYHNTYIRELLNMIDERLESNKELETSDRFEACMKLHICGIAARAFQQMHDRFIKVNDPRLCLEQYKEQYCADFKDLFHERDQCQKKAEEFTQLCLRPAVRAYVTKCLGPDIVDEMLMGKSSVDYSTWSFFQFSVLKQLLSEKKFENYVKYIQSYEDFVKKWIFGKITERFSTENSIVELEERHLKEIIHKIKGAIAHAQKRQSEGSHCKDSRNIRKYIQDICSNLAEELVIASDGL from the coding sequence atgaaaacacaacaaatgTCAGACAGTATAACAGAACAGTGCAGACAGTTTATCTTGGACAAGGTAAGAACTGGAACAGATTACCATAACACTTACATTAGAGAATTGTTAAACATGATTGATGAGAGGCTAGAGAGCAACAAGGAACTAGAAACCAGTGACCGATTTGAAGCCTGTATGAAGCTGCACATCTGTGGGATCGCAGCAAGAGCGTTTCAGCAGATGCATGATCGTTTCATTAAAGTCAATGACCCCCGACTCTGTCTGGAGCAGTACAAGGAACAGTACTGTGCAGACTTCAAGGATCTATTCCATGAAAGAGACCAGTGCCAGAAGaaagctgaagagtttactCAACTCTGCCTTAGACCTGCAGTAAGGGCGTATGTCACCAAATGCTTGGGTCCAGACATTGTGGATGAAATGCTTATGGGAAAGAGCTCTGTAGATTATAGCACCTGGTCATTTTTCCAGTTCTCCGTTCTGAAACAGCTGCTTTCAGAAAAGAAGTTTGAAAACTATGTGAAGTATATTCAGTCCTATGAAGATTTTGTGAAGAAATGGATCTTTGGAAAAATCACAGAGCGTTTTTCAACAGAAAACAGCATTGTGGAATTGGAAGAGAGACATCTCAAAGAgataatacacaaaataaaggGAGCAATTGCACATGCACAGAAGAGACAAAGTGAGGGATCACATTGTAAGGACAGCAGAAACATTAGGAAATATATTCAAGACATTTGCAGTAATCTGGCAGAGGAACTTGTTATTGCCAGTGATGGGTTATAA